One Pirellulales bacterium genomic window, GACTGAACGAGGTGGCCGCCGCGATCGGCATCTGCCAATTGAAGAAGCTTGATCAAATCATCGCGATGCGCCGCGAAAAGGCCAAGCGCTATGATGACGCATTTGCCGACGAAGCGGCAATCATCATCCCCTGGGCACGGTCCGTCGAGGACATTAACTATCAGTTGTATACGATCCGCTTCCAGCTTGATCTGTTGGATGCGAGCCGCGACCAATTGATGGATGAATTGGCTGAACTGGGCGTGGCTACCCGGCTGTATTATCCGTCGCTACATCGCCAGAAAGTGTTTGCTCCCTTTGGACCTCACGCCGATCGAGATTTTTCCAATTCGATCGCCTTCGAGCAGTCGGCCCTGTCGCTGCCGATTTTCACGGGACTTACGTTCGACGAGCAGGATTATGTGAGTGCCTCTCTGTTGAATGTCGTGCGCCGTCACCGGAAAGGCGCCGGTCGCTAGCCTGCGCGCGTCCTTCGTTGCATAGAACTTGCTTAGGAGTGCGGAATGATCACTGGTAAGAAGGTGCTGATAACCGGCGGTGCGGGTTTTATTGCCACGCACATTGCCGAGCGGTTGGCGGACCGAAACGAGGTTACGCTATTCGACATCGACTTGGAGAACGCGCTACCTTACAGCCGCCTGGCCAAGGATAGTCGCGTACGCAAGGTGCAAGGCGACGTGCGGAACGCCGAGGCCCTGCAAGAGGAGGTGGCCCGTTGCCAGATCTTGCTCCACTATGCCTCGATTCTGGGGGTCCGCAAAGTCATCGACCACGCGCGCGACACGATCGACACCGTGCTGATCGGCACGCGTAACGTCCTGGAGGCGGCGCGTCATAACCCACGCATCGAGCGGATCGTGAATATCTCGACCAGCGAAGTCTACGGCAACGTGATGGATGCGCGCGAGGGGGCGACGTGCAGCGTCAGTACCGCCAATGATCCGCGTGTTTGCTACGCCTCGAGCAAATTGGCGGCAGAACATATCGTGTGGGCCTATCATCGCGATTTCAAGCTTCCCACGGTCATCGTGCGGCCGTTCAACATCTTTGGTCCGATGCGGAGGACCGACAACGCAGTGGGCCGCTTTGCCGTCCGCGCCGTAGCCGGCCAGGACGTAACGCTGATCGGCGACGGCAGCCAGCTACGTTCGTGGTGCTATGTGGACGATTTCTGCGATGCGATGATGGGCTGCATCGAAAACGAGAAGGCCATCGGTCAGGACTTCAACGTGGGAAATCCTGTCACGGCCGTCACTATTTATGATCTCGCGGCACGGACCATTCGGCTCGCGAAGAGCGGCTCGAAAATTTCGACCACCGCACATACCTTCAGCGACATTGGTGTCCGCGCTCCCAACTCTGTGAAGGCGCGGGATCTGCTTGGGTACGTGCCGAAGTTTGATCTCGACAGTGGTCTGCTGCCAACGATCGAATGGTATCGCCAACACATGGACGACTTCCGCGACTGGCTGTGAGCGGCATGCCGCAGACGACTGCTGTCATACACGGTGGTCACAGAACCTTGCGACGTCGTAACAATCGTCGCGCATCGCTAACCAGCAGCAACTTCCAAAACGAAAACCACAGCTAGCAATGCTGGCCTATCTGGGCGGATTATGCGGGCACCCGTGTTGTCGCCTGACACTTTTTCATTGATTTTTCCGAGTGTCGCCGCCAGAATGGCAAACGTGCAAGATGAGAATGCTGACCGTTCGGGCGACGATGTTTTTGTCTGCACCGCTGCGTTTCTCGTTCGCTCAACTAGCGGCACACTTGAAGTTGCGAGCAACTTGTTCGGGCCAATCATTCGGCATTCTGCCGGCAGACGGGCCGCAACGTCGCGCCCACGCATAATTTGAAGCGGCACCCAGGAGGCTTTGGCGTGAACTCTTCGCGATTGCGATTCACTATCGGCACCTTGTTGCGCATGGGTGCCGATACCGTCATGATCCAATGCTCCGTAGCAGCCGCCTTGGCGTTGCGGTTTCTCACCTTGGTGCTCGTGGTCGGACAAGATCGTGGTCCGGTTGACGTCCATGCTGACTTCTGGCGAACCGTGGGCTATTTCTCCCATTCCGTCTGGCCTCTGACACTCGTCTGCCTCGTCGTTTTTTACCTGAGCGGCTTTTACACCTACGGACGCGCGTACCAGAGCCGCTATAAGGCTCTGATCGTCACTCAGGCCGTAACCCAGGGCTATCTGATCTTTGGCTTTCTTTCCTACGTGTTCAATGGCGAGGCCTTCAATCTTCCTCGCTGGGCGTTGGTCCTGTCTTGGGTGCTCAGCGTGGCCGTGTTGGTCGGCTCACGCATTTGGACGACGTTGTGGATCAAGATCGTGCATCCCGAGCGCGAGGCCGTAGCCAAGGTGGCGCGCGGCGATGATCGCCGGGTTTTGGTCATCGGAGGAGGCGGATACATCGGATCGGCACTGTTGCCGAAGCTGTTGGAAGCCGGCTACCACGTCCGCCTTCTGGATTTGCTGATCTTCGGTGACGAGCCGATCCAGAAGCTTCTTGATCACCCGAGGCTAGAAATACGTCGCGGTGATTTCCGCCATGTCGAGCAAGTCGCCGAGGCTCTGCAAGGCGTCGACTCCGTGGTGCACCTGGGAGCGATCGTCGGTGATCCGGCCTGCAATCTCGACGAAGAGTTGACGATCGAAGTGAACCTCACCGCCACCCGCATGATCGCCGAGTTGGCCAAGGCTTCGGGCGTCGAGCGTCTGGTCTTTGCCAGTACCTGTTCGGTGTACGGTGCGACCGAGGAAATGCTGGACGAACGGAGCATCGTCAAGCCCATCTCGCTTTACGGACACACGAAGCTGGCCTCGGAGCGAGTGCTCTTGGACATGGCCAATGATCGATTCAAACCGACGATACTGCGGTTTTCCACGATCTACGGTTTGTCGGGCCGGACGCGCTTCGACTTGGTCGTGAACCTGCTCACGGCCAAGGCCAAACTGGAAGGCAAGATCACGGTGTTCGGCGGCGATCAATGGCGACCGTTCGTACACGTCGACGATGCCGCGTTGGCCGTAGCCACCGTGCTGCAAGCTCCGCAACCGATTGTCGGCAATCAGATATTCAACGTCGGGTCGAACGACCAGAACTACACGATTCAGCAAATCGGCGAAATGGTACACGAATGTGTCTTTTCGGCCGAGATGGTCGTTAATTCCGCGGACTCCGACAAGCGCAACTATCGCGTCAACTTTAACAAGATCCGCAATCAACTCGGGTACACGCCGCGTTGGACTGTGCGACAAGGCATTCAGCAGGTGCTGGACGCCATCGCCAATGGAGAGGTTTCTGACTATGCGGATTCTCGCTACAGCAACGTCAAGTTTCTCAGCGAGAAGAAGTCCGTCGTGCGCGATAACTGGGCACACGAGTTGGTTCGCGTAATCGCTTCTCAGTAGCACGCTTCTCGACAGCGCACATCTAGAATCACGTCTCGCAAGCCCACCAAACGATTGCTTGCGTGTTGGCCACCGATTGGGGGCTGGCGGGCGGGCAATCTAGAACCAGTAATCGACAGATTTTCAAACGTGTGGCAGGTACGTAGCGCGATTTTGCATGTCGCGCGGCAGCTTACGCCATCATAATCTCGGATCGTAGCCTAAGACTCCGACGACTCAGCACGGCGCATGCGTCTACTCTTGATTCACCAGTATTTCGCTGGCCCCTCTGAACCCGGCGGGACGCGGCATTACGAACTGGCCTCGCACTTGGTGCGCCAAGGACACGAATGCACGCTCGTGGCCAGCACGCTCAATTACAC contains:
- a CDS encoding NAD-dependent epimerase/dehydratase family protein: MITGKKVLITGGAGFIATHIAERLADRNEVTLFDIDLENALPYSRLAKDSRVRKVQGDVRNAEALQEEVARCQILLHYASILGVRKVIDHARDTIDTVLIGTRNVLEAARHNPRIERIVNISTSEVYGNVMDAREGATCSVSTANDPRVCYASSKLAAEHIVWAYHRDFKLPTVIVRPFNIFGPMRRTDNAVGRFAVRAVAGQDVTLIGDGSQLRSWCYVDDFCDAMMGCIENEKAIGQDFNVGNPVTAVTIYDLAARTIRLAKSGSKISTTAHTFSDIGVRAPNSVKARDLLGYVPKFDLDSGLLPTIEWYRQHMDDFRDWL
- a CDS encoding SDR family oxidoreductase, whose amino-acid sequence is MNSSRLRFTIGTLLRMGADTVMIQCSVAAALALRFLTLVLVVGQDRGPVDVHADFWRTVGYFSHSVWPLTLVCLVVFYLSGFYTYGRAYQSRYKALIVTQAVTQGYLIFGFLSYVFNGEAFNLPRWALVLSWVLSVAVLVGSRIWTTLWIKIVHPEREAVAKVARGDDRRVLVIGGGGYIGSALLPKLLEAGYHVRLLDLLIFGDEPIQKLLDHPRLEIRRGDFRHVEQVAEALQGVDSVVHLGAIVGDPACNLDEELTIEVNLTATRMIAELAKASGVERLVFASTCSVYGATEEMLDERSIVKPISLYGHTKLASERVLLDMANDRFKPTILRFSTIYGLSGRTRFDLVVNLLTAKAKLEGKITVFGGDQWRPFVHVDDAALAVATVLQAPQPIVGNQIFNVGSNDQNYTIQQIGEMVHECVFSAEMVVNSADSDKRNYRVNFNKIRNQLGYTPRWTVRQGIQQVLDAIANGEVSDYADSRYSNVKFLSEKKSVVRDNWAHELVRVIASQ